One Festucalex cinctus isolate MCC-2025b chromosome 3, RoL_Fcin_1.0, whole genome shotgun sequence DNA window includes the following coding sequences:
- the klhdc4 gene encoding kelch domain-containing protein 4 codes for MGKKCKNEKKVKGAEKTAAKMEKKVSKRSKREEEDLEALIAEFQSMDAKKTQVVETACPPPSARLSASLCAHPEKDELILFGGEFFNGKKTYLYNDLFFYNIKKNSWVKSEIPNPPPPRCSHQAVAVSQGGGQLWVFGGEFASPNGEQFYHYKDLWVLHLATHTWENIKAPGGPSGRSGHRMALSRRQLLVFGGFHESTRDFIYYNDICLFSLDTFSWSRLSVSGVGPSPRSACQMTSTPDGSGVIIYGGYSKQRLKKDIERGTIHSDMFLLKQESKDGQEKWTWSKLSPSGNKPPPRSGFSMAVGPAGRAVLFGGVCDEEEEETLEGDFYNDLYLYDTVKNRWYPAQLKGNKPDKKKRRRGKKEEVGGEAADKEKEDDAPTGPTEVIKEIVTEDGTVMTIKEVIPGAQEAEDAIDDDEEEEEEEDESALVEPCPRSSAMATVRQGKLFLYGGMFEVGSRQFTLNDFYCLDLHKMDQWEVLVEMDPKTQEWLEESESEDDDEEEEAGGGAEGGEEEEEDSDEEEVEHPAANDGETLTDYQARTEQYWTGLARTNMGADAKDKKVAKVALVMAKVFYEDHTGDV; via the exons atggggaaaaaatgcaaaaatgaaaagaaggtGAAGGGAGCAGAGAAGACTGCTGCCAAAATGGAGAAAAAGGTTTCCAAGAGGTCCAAACGTGAAGAG gAAGATTTGGAGGCTCTGATCGCTGAATTTCAGAGCATGGATGCCAAGAAGACTCAGGTAGTAGAGACGGCATGTCCTCCTCCATCAGCAAG ATTGAGTGCATCACTTTGTGCTCATCCAGAGAAAGATGAGCTCATCCTGTTTGGTGGTGAATTCTTTAATGGAAAGAag acaTACCTGTACAATGATCTGTTTTTctacaacattaaaaagaacAGCTGGGTTAAGTCCGAGATCCCCAACCCTCCTCCCCCACGATGCTCTCACCAG GCGGTGGCAGTCTCTCAAGGTGGGGGCCAGCTGTGGGTGTTTGGAGGAGAGTTTGCATCTCCTAATGGGGAACAATTCTACCACTACAAGGACCTTTGGGTGCTGCACCTTGCTACGCATACCTGGGAGAATATCAA AGCACCCGGTGGTCCATCGGGTCGCAGTGGCCACCGGATGGCTCTCAGTAGAAGACAACTGCTGGTGTTTGGAGGTTTCCATGAGAGCACCAG AGATTTTATCTACTACAACGACATCTGTTTGTTCTCCCTGGACACTTTCTCTTGGTCACGCCTCTCTGTGTCAGGCGTGGGCCCCTCGCCTCGCTCCGCCTGCCAGATGACCTCGACACCTGATGGCTCTGGTGTCATCATCTATGGAGGATACTCCAAAcag AGACTGAAAAAGGACATTGAGAGGGGAACTATCCACTCTGACATGTTCCTCCTCAAGCAAGAGAGTAAAGATGGCCAAG AGAAGTGGACATGGTCCAAATTGAGCCCCTCAggaaacaagccgcccccccgcTCTGGCTTCTCCATGGCGGTGGGCCCAGCAGGGCGCGCCGTGTTGTTCGGCGGGGTTtgtgatgaggaagaggaggaaacgCTGGAAGGTGACTTCTACAACGACCTCTACTTGTACGACACGGTGAAGAACCGCTGGTATCCCGCTCAACTCAAG GGTAACAAGCCAGACAAGAAGAAACGTCGGCGAGGGAAGAAGGAGGAAGTCGGCGGGGAGGCGGCAGATAAGGAGAAAGAAGACGACGCTCCCACGGGGCCCACTGAGGTCATCAAGGAGATCGTTACAGAAGACGGCACAGTGATGACCATCAAGGAAGTAATCCCCGGAGCTCAGGAGGCGGAGGATGccattgatgatgatgaagaggaggaagaagaagaggatg AATCGGCCCTCGTGGAGCCCTGCCCACGGTCCAGCGCCATGGCAACGGTGCGTCAGGGCAAGCTCTTTCTTTACGGCGGCATGTTTGAGGTGGGCAGTCGCCAGTTCACCTTGAACGACTTCTACTGTCTGGACCTTCACAAGATGGACCAGTGGGAGGTCTTGGTTGAAATGGATCCCA AGACCCAAGAATGGCTGGAAGAGTCTGAGTCAGAGGACgacgatgaggaagaggaggcgggAGGAGGAGCAGAGGGAggcgaagaagaggaagaggattcTGATGAGGAAG AAGTTGAGCACCCAGCAGCGAATGACGGGGAGACGCTGACAGATTACCAGGCCCGCACAGAGCAGTACTGGACAGGACTCGCACGCACCAATATGGGTGCGGATGCCAAGGACAAAAAAGTTGCCAAGGTCGCCCTAGTTATGGCTAAAGTCTTCTATGAAGACCACACGGGGGACGTTTGA